A genomic stretch from Spongiibacter nanhainus includes:
- a CDS encoding AraC family transcriptional regulator, whose translation MALREQRTISAVFVKSILEKAPLSAEEKGRLLQRCDIPGSALHGGRSRVTPAQFARLSQVVTDATQDVAMGHYQNRLKPGVVHTMARYTRDADTLLQGVSRNVEFYNLFDSGFQLSLHQRDNFAFYRMEAEPGFEMTPWVCEHHLMVNHRFFCWLTGTPIPLLRVNLPYPEPEHVGEYHHLFHCEPRFNQGNAEIIFERRMLGLPILRERVELEDYLTRIPYEFLQIPSRDSSYTEQIRRYLKNALPHLPSYEQVAASLNIAPQTLRRRLANEGCDYRQIKNELLRDLAISLLSETEQDVKGIAYRLGFSEPSAFIRSFKRWTGSTPNNYRQDNQ comes from the coding sequence ATGGCCTTGAGAGAGCAGCGCACAATCAGTGCCGTATTCGTTAAATCGATCTTGGAGAAGGCGCCACTAAGCGCCGAAGAAAAGGGCCGATTGTTACAGCGGTGCGACATCCCGGGATCCGCCCTGCACGGCGGGCGCTCCCGGGTTACGCCCGCCCAGTTCGCCCGTTTGAGCCAAGTGGTCACCGACGCCACCCAGGACGTGGCCATGGGCCACTATCAAAACCGGCTCAAGCCGGGCGTCGTACATACTATGGCTCGTTATACGCGGGACGCCGACACGCTGTTGCAGGGCGTGAGCCGCAACGTGGAGTTTTACAACCTGTTTGACTCCGGCTTCCAGCTCTCTCTGCACCAGCGCGACAACTTTGCGTTTTATCGGATGGAGGCTGAACCGGGCTTCGAGATGACACCTTGGGTGTGTGAGCATCACCTGATGGTCAACCACCGCTTTTTTTGCTGGTTGACCGGAACACCGATTCCGCTGTTGAGGGTGAACTTGCCCTACCCGGAACCGGAACACGTGGGGGAGTACCACCATTTATTCCACTGCGAGCCGCGCTTTAACCAGGGCAACGCAGAGATTATTTTTGAACGGCGCATGCTGGGGCTGCCGATTCTGCGAGAACGGGTCGAACTGGAGGACTACCTCACCCGTATCCCCTATGAGTTCTTGCAGATCCCCAGCCGCGACAGCAGTTACACAGAACAGATTCGGCGCTATTTAAAAAATGCGCTGCCGCATTTACCCAGTTACGAGCAGGTCGCGGCGTCATTAAATATCGCACCTCAGACACTGCGGCGGCGCTTGGCCAACGAGGGTTGTGACTACCGACAAATTAAAAACGAATTGCTTCGCGACTTGGCAATTAGTTTACTGTCGGAAACCGAACAGGATGTAAAAGGCATCGCCTATCGACTGGGCTTCTCGGAACCCAGCGCGTTTATACGGTCATTCAAGCGATGGACAGGCAGTACACCCAATAATTACCGACAAGACAATCAATAA